From the Mammaliicoccus sciuri genome, the window TTCTACAGATGTTACTTACGACTTGAAATATAGTAAAGGGTATCCTCCTGTCATAAACACGGAGCGTGAAACTGATCTTATATTAGAAGCGACTAAAGAGATTGATAGCGTTGAAGAACTCGTAGAATTAGAAGCAAGTCTAGGTGGAGAAGATTTTTCTTATTATCAACAGCGTGTTCCCGGTGCATTTTTCTATACAGGCACAAGAAATGAACATTTCAAAGCTGATTTCCCTCATCACCATCCTAAGTTTGATATTGATGAGCAAGGCTTAATAAACGCTGTACGCATCTTCTTACTCACAACATTTAAGTTTATGGAAAGGAATGATATTCATGACATTAACGACTGAAGTTAATCAATACATGGATGAATTAATAGAAATTAGAAGACATTTACATCAGCATCCCGAACTTTCATTTCAAGAAGAAAACACTAAGAAATACATAGATGATTATCTTGAAAACCTTGGAATTGAAGTTAAGAGAGATGTCGGTGGTAATGGCTTGTTAGGTTATATAAAAGGTGGCCATGACGGCCCAACAATTGCATTAAGAGCTGATTTTGATGCATTGCCAATTCAAGACGAGAAAGATGTACCTTATAAATCTAAAGTCGATGGTGTGATGCATGCTTGTGGCCATGACGCGCATACGGCAAGTTTACTCATCACTGCAAAAATACTTAAAAAGCACGAGCAAGATATTCATGGGAATGTCGTGTTAATCCATCAACATGCTGAAGAGTCACTTCCTGGTGGTGCAAAAGCGATGGTAGAAGCCGGTGCACTTGATGGTGTGGATTATGTCTTCGGAACACATACAGCAAGTCATATTGACGCGAATAAAGTTGGATTTTGTTCTGGACCAGCATATGCTGCAGCTGATTCATTTGAAATTGATATACAAGGACTAGGCGGACATGGTGCTATGCCTCAACTAGCTAAAGATCCAATCGTTGCTGCATCTTCATTGATTGTCCAAGCACAAAGTATCGTTTCAAGAACAGTAGATCCATTAGAATCGGCTGTCGTAACGTTCGGTACATTTAAAGGTGGTAATGCATTCAATGTTATTGCTGATAAGGTTCAATTATCAGGCACTATTAGAACGTATTTACCATACGTTAAAGATCAAATTAAAGAACGTTTGAACGGTATATTAAACGGTATCGAATCAAGTTATGGTGTTAAATGTCATTTGAAATATCACGACGGTTATCCACCAGTAGTAAATCATGAGAAAGAAACAGAATGGGCTAAAAAACTTGCATCAGAAATTGATTCAGTTGAAGAAGCTTTCGATTTCCCTCCTTCTTTAGGTGGCGAAGATGTTGGTTATTTCTTACAACATGTTCCAGGAACTTATTTCTTTACTGGTGTAGGTAACGAAGCACTTAAAG encodes:
- a CDS encoding M20 metallopeptidase family protein, with product MTLTTEVNQYMDELIEIRRHLHQHPELSFQEENTKKYIDDYLENLGIEVKRDVGGNGLLGYIKGGHDGPTIALRADFDALPIQDEKDVPYKSKVDGVMHACGHDAHTASLLITAKILKKHEQDIHGNVVLIHQHAEESLPGGAKAMVEAGALDGVDYVFGTHTASHIDANKVGFCSGPAYAAADSFEIDIQGLGGHGAMPQLAKDPIVAASSLIVQAQSIVSRTVDPLESAVVTFGTFKGGNAFNVIADKVQLSGTIRTYLPYVKDQIKERLNGILNGIESSYGVKCHLKYHDGYPPVVNHEKETEWAKKLASEIDSVEEAFDFPPSLGGEDVGYFLQHVPGTYFFTGVGNEALKATYPHHHPKFDLDEQALQNSVKLFLSIIEHSDELEK